The genomic window GTCGACTTCCACGACTTTGGCGCTGGCGTCGACATGCCCCTGCACGACATGGCCGCCCATCAGGGAATCGGCGCGCAGCGCCCGCTCCACATTCACCGGGTCGCCAGCACGCAGATGGCCGATCGTGGTGAGCTGCAACGTCTGCGGCACGACGTCGAAGGCCAGCGCGCCGCGATCGATCCGCACCACGGTCAGGCAGCAGCCGTCCACGCAGATGCTCTCGCCAACCGTCGGATTCGGCGGCCAGGCGCCGCACTCGAGCGTCAGGGTTTTGCCGTGCGGCGCCGCCTCGATGGACTTGACCGGCACCACATGTTGAACGAGACCTGTGAACACTTTGGAAGGCTCCGGGCTTCAGGGTTGGCGCACATTGGCCTGCGCCGCGGGAGCGTCGCTGGTTCCTTCCGACATCGTGACGATGGTCGAGCCCGGGTAGTAGCGGGCCAGGATAGCCTGCGGGGACTTGCCCGCCTTGGCCATGGTCTCGGCGCCATACTGGCACATGCCGGCGCCATGGCCATGACCACGGCCATCCAGCAGGAGCCGGCCACTCTCGACGCG from Planctomycetota bacterium includes these protein-coding regions:
- a CDS encoding riboflavin synthase, translated to MFTGLVQHVVPVKSIEAAPHGKTLTLECGAWPPNPTVGESICVDGCCLTVVRIDRGALAFDVVPQTLQLTTIGHLRAGDPVNVERALRADSLMGGHVVQGHVDASAKVVEVDRSNGQWRTRIESPQSIDHLLHERGSIAVDGVSLTIAVKGEGWFEVALIPETLAKTTLARKLRGARVNLEADPMARMVADEVKRQMQQLGVPSAATKP